One window from the genome of Hydractinia symbiolongicarpus strain clone_291-10 chromosome 1, HSymV2.1, whole genome shotgun sequence encodes:
- the LOC130634089 gene encoding uncharacterized protein LOC130634089 codes for MWDIPNMQDNDDEDDIPIGNLFARRMLSRPTTTRSYRNPKSSNNSVTDYADQDLSSEINAIIGGAPVIETKCSCKGSCQKRCDCRKIGVKCTVGFCLCDPCKCKNFREQAAVVSSNLVDGNSYNDTTSNGSTEPEDAVENISCKCKGRCIRCPCRNNGSNCDDQFCACDITKCKNKNEIVSTSTFLCIIPIKQNIKKC; via the exons ATGTGGGATATACCAAACATGCAAGATAATGATGACGAGGATGATATACCCATTGGTAATTTGTTTGCAAGAAGGATGTTATCCAGGCCCACAACAACAAGAAG TTACAGAAATCCAAAGTCGTCAAACAACTCCGTAACTGACTATGCTGATCAAGATTTGTCAAGTGAGATCAATGCCATAATTGGTGGCGCCCCAGTTATTGAAACAAAATGTAGTTGCAAAGGTTCCTGCCAAAAAAGGTGTGACTGTCGTAAAATTGGGGTAAAATGCACAGTTGGATTTTGCCTATGTGATCCATGTAAATGCAAAAACTTCAGAGAGCAg GCTGCTGTAGTTAGTTCAAATTTAGTAGATGGGAATAGTTACAATGATACAACTAGTAATGGATCAACAGAACCAGAA gatgCAGTGGAAAATATTTCCTGTAAGTGCAAAGGTCGTTGTATCCGATGTCCTTGCAGAAATAATGGCAGCAATTGTGATGATCAGTTTTGTGCTTGTGAcataacaaaatgtaaaaataaaaacgaaatagTAAGTACCAGCACATTTCTGTGTATAATacctataaaacaaaatataaaaaagtgttaa
- the LOC130634105 gene encoding uncharacterized protein LOC130634105 — protein sequence MSTETECFCCHELESRHIYIYIYIYIYNLQGVYFLAGYTKHYMLIIKLLKLYSLEINCIVNHEDFEPIVLRKGNLWTALVGMYDRESSYLPPRNDVPNKTYCYAAYRQFTWWVHNRLGKSVRRVIPSCAVTKIRDA from the exons ATGAGCACTGAAACtgaatgtttttgctgtcacgaACTGGAATcaagacatatatatatatatatatatatatatatatataacctaCAAGGTGTGTACTTTTTAGCGGGATATACGAAACATTATATGCTGATTATTAAGTTATTAAAACTATATTCTTTAGAAATAAACTGTATAGTCAATCACGAAGATTTCGAGCCGATTGTTTTAAGGAAAGGAAATCTCTGGACTGCTTTGGTTGGAATGTATGATAGAGAATCGTCATATCTTCCTCCAAGAAATGACGTTCCCAATAA aacaTATTGCTATGCTGCTTACCGACAGTTCACGTGGTGGGTTCACAACAGACTTGGCAAATCTGTGCGAAGGGTCATCCCGTCATGTGCAGTGACAAAAATTCGTGATGCTTAA
- the LOC130634057 gene encoding sorting nexin-2-like, with the protein MADDQDQDIFGENQQTSPQPVEDKLFGEDNTTEISLDSDKKEEESLPESRPVLVTESDPPTHEEKQEEPENTSSRTNEEIEEEESGDTFDINIKISDPIKIGDGMSAYMSYLVTTQTSMPSFKSSEFSVKRRFSDFLGLSERLNEKHLLLGRIVPPPPDKSVVGMVKVKGSKENQSSTDFVEKRKHALEKYVNRLARHKDLCEDSDFKEFLEADELPRAKNTSALSKGGLSRLAKGIGEAMSKMTSKIVETDSWFEEKQNQVEALDNQLKKLHTATEMLVTLRKEVSVNTAAFAKSCSLLSSAEEHSGLSKALTQLAEVEEKIEHIQGEQSATDFFGLSECLKEYIGMLAAVKAVFNQRNKVWGNWQSAQTTLNKKREALAKFEIAGKADKVGPAQEEVKEWERRVEKGEEDFDSISKSIKIEMARFETMRIKDFKELIITYLESLLDVQQQFVTLWEGFGPVAKEIC; encoded by the exons ATGGCGGATGATCAGGACCaagatatttttggtgaaaaccAACAAACCTCTCCTCAACCAGTAGAAGACAAACTATTTGGCGAAGACAATACTACTGAAATATCATTAGACAGtgacaaaaaagaagaagaatccCTACCCGAATCAAGACCTGTGCTTGTAACAGAATCAGACCCACCCACTCATGAAGAAAAGCAAGAAGAGCCTGAAAATACCTCAAGTAGAACAAAT GAAGAAATTGAGGAAGAAGAAAGTGGTGATACATTTGATATCAACATTAAAATCTCTGATCCAATTAAAATAG gTGATGGCATGAGTGCATACATGAGCTATCTAGTTACCACACAG ACATCCATGCCTTCATTTAAATCTTCCGAGTTTTCTGTGAAGAGAAGATTTAGCGATTTTCTTGGGCTTTCAGAAAGACTTAATGAGAAGCATCTTCTCCTTGGCAGAATCGTTCCTCCACCCCCTGACAAGTCTGTTGTAG GCATGGTAAAAGTTAAAGGATCAAAAGAAAATCAGTCATCAACAGACTtcgttgaaaaaagaaaacacgcATTAGAAAA ATACGTAAACAGACTGGCTCGACACAAAGATCTTTGTGAAGATTctgattttaaagaatttttagaGGCGGATGAG CTTCCAAGGGCGAAAAATACATCAGCTTTGAGTAAAGGTGGGCTATCACGTCTTGCCAAAGGTATTGGAGAAGCTATGTCAAAGATGACATCCAAAATAGTTGAGACCGATTCA TGGTTTGAAGAAAAACAGAATCAAGTTGAAGCATTAGATAATCAATTAAAGAAATTGCATACAGCAACAGAGATGTTAGTAACACTAAGAAAGG aggTTTCTGTGAATACTGCTGCATTTGCCAAAAGTTGTTCGTTACTGA GCAGTGCGGAGGAGCATTCCGGTTTGTCGAAAGCACTAACACAACTTGCTGAAGTTGAGGAGAAGATAGAACATATTCAAGGAGAGCAG TCTGCCACTGACTTTTTCGGACTGTCTGAATGTTTGAAGGAATACATTGGGATGCTTGCTGCTGTCAAG GCTGTTTTCAATCAAAGAAACAAAGTTTGGGGTAACTGGCAAAGTGCTCAAACCACATTGAACAAGAAGCGCGAGGCTTTAGCTAAATTTGAAATAGCAGGTAAAGCTGATAAAGTTGGTCCTGCACAAGAGGAAGTTAAGGAG TGGGAGCGTCGTGTTGAGAAAGGAGAAGAAGATTTCGATAGTATATCTAAATCCATTAAAATCGAGATGGCTAGATTTGAG ACAATGCGAATAAAAGATTTCAAAGAATTAATTATAACATATCTGGAATCGTTGTTGGACGTTCAACAACAG tttGTGACGTTATGGGAAGGATTTGGACCCGTTGCGAAAGAAATTTGTTAA